From a single Leptospira levettii genomic region:
- a CDS encoding alpha/beta fold hydrolase has protein sequence MALEENTLEDRLIKISSRESNKNLMVSPDKIYIFPVPKTTFQFLENIWQSFTNKMVSLVDFNDDPIFNFSIFEVIDQDEMKIVATATHFKLKEIAERRKIPGIEEYIKKSRPIHLADPRNESARFIRKAIIDFNKGLRPEVTFVNLKEEEIHPEKKVLLSETMNHAIGIPLFVNENPIGILWGITKDPIAEEQIRPLTLQLYSLFDVIEFVVAKEMESGNDHYIAQKNIEKADTVSNSRNLFYTTTKDQKEPVTSIIFKSHQYNIEYRMDASFIIPTTDGYAVSLKSFTPEKLNNTGKNLLLIPGFFCRRSVMDKLAKELALKYGYRVFLMDMRGRSRQTMPKHGKKEGWTVDNYIQDDFPEVLRWIRWHYPSERTVVVGHSMGGMIPRFYVSSYEKIKELKEEFNLPQPEEYIAGIVSITSPNYISLKSNFIGLDTLKRGFSMLPHKMISDMILSMASFSMQATIQTIDLKKFFKLILNLHSSLRSFSYNIGTKVLTIKDFVGYKEITPPEWYFLMEDVFCEESVSVIMQFFQSQISNEQSFWSNDGRINYTENFLNNFTMPIYSVVGTVDKIVPEESLTELKDLKSENKVTTYYEQGHLGIIFHGETVRKICQGMDEWIQGLK, from the coding sequence ATGGCACTTGAAGAAAATACGTTGGAAGATCGTTTGATCAAAATTTCCTCCAGAGAAAGTAACAAAAATCTCATGGTTAGCCCGGACAAAATTTACATTTTTCCGGTGCCAAAAACAACCTTCCAATTTTTGGAAAATATTTGGCAATCCTTCACCAATAAAATGGTATCCCTCGTTGATTTTAACGATGATCCAATCTTTAATTTTTCCATTTTTGAAGTCATCGACCAAGACGAGATGAAAATTGTCGCCACTGCGACTCACTTCAAATTAAAAGAAATTGCAGAACGAAGGAAAATTCCAGGTATCGAAGAATACATCAAAAAATCGAGACCCATTCATTTGGCTGACCCAAGGAACGAATCCGCTCGTTTTATCCGAAAAGCAATTATTGATTTTAATAAAGGACTTCGTCCTGAAGTTACCTTTGTCAACCTCAAAGAAGAAGAAATCCATCCTGAAAAAAAGGTCCTTCTTTCTGAAACCATGAACCATGCCATTGGGATTCCACTTTTTGTGAATGAAAATCCGATTGGTATACTCTGGGGGATCACAAAAGATCCAATTGCCGAAGAACAAATCAGACCTCTTACTTTACAACTGTATTCCCTTTTTGATGTAATTGAGTTTGTTGTGGCAAAGGAAATGGAATCTGGAAACGACCATTACATCGCCCAAAAAAATATCGAAAAAGCTGATACAGTTTCTAACTCTAGAAATCTTTTTTATACAACAACGAAAGATCAAAAAGAACCAGTCACTTCGATTATATTCAAATCCCATCAGTATAATATTGAATATAGGATGGATGCTTCTTTTATTATTCCGACTACAGATGGTTATGCGGTATCCTTAAAAAGTTTTACTCCAGAAAAATTAAACAATACAGGAAAAAATTTACTTTTGATTCCAGGATTTTTTTGTAGGCGATCCGTTATGGATAAACTTGCAAAAGAGTTAGCCTTAAAGTATGGATACCGAGTTTTCCTGATGGATATGAGAGGAAGATCACGGCAAACCATGCCAAAACACGGGAAAAAAGAAGGATGGACCGTAGACAATTACATCCAAGACGATTTTCCGGAAGTATTACGATGGATTCGTTGGCATTATCCAAGTGAAAGGACTGTCGTTGTTGGACACAGTATGGGAGGAATGATCCCAAGGTTTTACGTTTCTTCCTATGAAAAAATCAAAGAACTCAAAGAAGAGTTCAATTTACCTCAACCAGAAGAATACATCGCGGGAATAGTTTCGATTACTTCGCCCAACTATATTAGTTTAAAATCCAATTTTATTGGATTGGATACTTTGAAACGTGGGTTTAGTATGCTCCCTCATAAAATGATTTCGGATATGATTCTAAGTATGGCTAGTTTTTCCATGCAAGCAACAATCCAAACCATCGATTTGAAAAAATTCTTTAAACTGATTTTAAATCTACATTCCAGTTTACGTAGTTTTAGTTATAATATTGGAACAAAAGTATTAACAATCAAAGACTTTGTGGGATATAAAGAAATTACTCCGCCTGAATGGTACTTTCTAATGGAAGACGTGTTTTGCGAAGAATCAGTATCTGTGATCATGCAATTTTTTCAAAGCCAAATCTCGAATGAACAAAGTTTCTGGTCCAATGATGGTCGAATCAATTACACGGAAAATTTTCTAAACAATTTCACAATGCCAATTTATAGTGTGGTAGGAACTGTTGATAAAATTGTACCAGAAGAAAGTTTAACAGAACTCAAAGATCTCAAATCAGAAAATAAGGTGACAACTTATTATGAGCAGGGTCACCTTGGTATCATTTTTCATGGGGAAACCGTAAGAAAAATATGCCAAGGGATGGATGAATGGATCCAAGGATTAAAATAA
- the thyX gene encoding FAD-dependent thymidylate synthase has protein sequence MQQSDFESISRVSVPDLDSILGKPFPILDDGFVRLVDYMGSDESIVQAARVSYGKGTKKVNEDRGLIRYLMRHRHSTPFEMCELKLHVRVPMDTWRQWIRHRMANVNEYSTRYSVAIDSAQTTLPGEWRVQSIGNKQGSDGFLELSKGDHLTKRETEFQKFANDIYNERLELGVAREQARKDLPLATYTEAYWKIDLHNLLHFLALRMDDHAQLEIRLFAKTIGEQIVQKWVPHTWEAFVDYRLSALHLTKYDTEIIAALNRSGKEGARKKAIELGMLDEQGSTAKKSREREELEYKLSQLGFAIPW, from the coding sequence ATGCAACAATCTGATTTCGAATCCATTTCAAGAGTATCCGTTCCCGATTTAGACTCCATTTTAGGAAAACCATTCCCAATTTTGGATGATGGATTTGTCAGACTCGTTGATTATATGGGTTCAGATGAATCCATCGTTCAGGCAGCACGCGTTTCGTACGGAAAAGGAACAAAAAAGGTAAATGAAGACCGTGGGCTCATTCGGTATTTAATGCGCCACCGTCACAGCACTCCATTTGAAATGTGCGAACTCAAGCTACATGTCAGAGTGCCCATGGACACCTGGCGCCAATGGATTCGCCATCGAATGGCAAATGTCAATGAATACTCTACGCGTTATTCCGTAGCCATCGATTCAGCACAAACAACTTTGCCTGGCGAATGGAGAGTACAATCCATTGGTAATAAACAAGGAAGTGATGGATTTTTAGAATTATCCAAAGGTGACCACCTAACAAAAAGAGAAACGGAATTCCAAAAGTTTGCCAATGATATTTACAATGAAAGATTAGAATTAGGTGTCGCACGGGAACAAGCAAGAAAAGACCTTCCACTCGCAACTTATACAGAAGCATATTGGAAAATTGACCTACATAATTTACTACATTTTTTAGCCCTTCGAATGGATGACCATGCCCAACTAGAAATTCGGTTATTTGCAAAAACCATCGGCGAACAAATTGTTCAAAAATGGGTGCCACATACTTGGGAAGCCTTTGTGGATTATCGATTGAGTGCCCTACATTTGACAAAATATGATACGGAGATCATTGCCGCTCTAAACCGTTCAGGAAAAGAAGGAGCCCGTAAAAAGGCGATCGAACTAGGAATGTTAGACGAACAAGGTTCTACCGCTAAAAAAAGCCGTGAACGTGAGGAATTAGAGTACAAATTATCACAATTGGGATTTGCCATCCCTTGGTAA
- a CDS encoding FecR family protein: MSLKISLTFLFFLLTSISLSAEEFAVATFTRGKVSFLPASDTSKLWKTLKVNDVLRPGDRIKTGNGSKVDFLYQETEIRIQPNTDFTLKDWNSEKKVAKAFVQNGAAWFRVNGFKKGSFEVSTPTTTAGVRGTAFGVFFEEKEKKGYTCVCEGQVNINGIDFVKGSGGAKKEGASELEKNEYKEMITKEGATLVLKEKRKQMPMLNRCLPCHKPIGWEDQSFTPDETYGKK, from the coding sequence ATGAGCCTCAAAATCTCCCTAACATTCCTCTTTTTCCTCCTAACATCGATTTCCCTTTCTGCTGAGGAGTTTGCTGTTGCAACCTTTACTCGTGGGAAGGTAAGTTTTTTACCTGCCTCCGACACATCGAAACTTTGGAAAACTCTGAAAGTAAACGACGTTTTAAGACCTGGAGATCGAATCAAAACTGGTAATGGATCAAAAGTGGACTTTTTGTACCAAGAAACAGAAATTAGAATCCAACCTAACACGGATTTTACACTAAAAGATTGGAACTCTGAGAAAAAAGTTGCTAAGGCTTTTGTCCAAAATGGTGCCGCATGGTTTCGAGTGAATGGTTTCAAAAAAGGAAGTTTTGAAGTTTCTACGCCAACAACAACAGCAGGAGTTCGAGGAACCGCGTTTGGAGTGTTTTTCGAAGAGAAAGAGAAAAAGGGTTATACTTGTGTTTGCGAAGGCCAAGTGAATATCAATGGAATCGACTTTGTAAAAGGATCTGGTGGTGCTAAAAAAGAAGGTGCTAGTGAGCTTGAAAAAAATGAGTATAAAGAGATGATCACAAAAGAAGGAGCAACCTTAGTACTCAAAGAAAAACGAAAACAAATGCCAATGTTAAATCGTTGTCTTCCTTGCCACAAACCAATTGGTTGGGAAGATCAAAGTTTTACTCCGGATGAAACCTACGGCAAAAAGTGA